The following coding sequences lie in one Lolium perenne isolate Kyuss_39 chromosome 2, Kyuss_2.0, whole genome shotgun sequence genomic window:
- the LOC127329433 gene encoding BTB/POZ and MATH domain-containing protein 2-like produces the protein MRGKRSRPGAANTAKSSGMIPKTAQRSHFGANTVRTGSHVFEISGYSMHRDHEVRGLLSAAFNIGGHDWMIQFFPGGVNEPFKDYVSVYVHLHSKNNTETRVRASFQLSLVDVTGSTPPYTKATTKEFGPGSNKCVGLAEFKKRSELEESPYLRDDRLTIKCNAFITLVNHVTLLDEVPPSDIAEHLGKLLQEKEGTDVVFVVEGKEFPAHKMVLAMRSLVFKAELYGGMRETGMGRITIGDMQPAVFEALLHFIYTDSLPVMDDLDRENYKEIIRHLLVAADRYAMERLKIMCESILCNNIDVKTMVTTLVLAEQHDCARLHDACVWFITSLSRMEMDGVMASQGYAELKATSPLALVAMWEKTCKVGRASKSSVHAGSLGV, from the coding sequence ATGAGAGGCAAGAGGTCCAGGCCCGGTGCCGCGAATACGGCGAAGAGCTCCGGCATGATCCCAAAGACGGCGCAGCGGTCACACTTTGGAGCAAATACAGTGCGTACTGGCTCGCACGTGTTCGAGATCTCAGGGTACAGCATGCACAGAGATCACGAAGTACGCGGCCTACTATCTGCGGCCTTCAACATCGGCGGCCACGACTGGATGATTCAATTCTTCCCTGGAGGAGTCAACGAGCCTTTCAAGGACTACGTGTCCGTGTATGTCCATCTACATAGCAAGAACAATACCGAAACCAGGGTGAGGGCATCCTTTCAGCTGAGTCTCGTGGACGTCACCGGATCCACACCGCCGTATACGAAGGCAACCACAAAGGAGTTCGGTCCCGGCAGTAACAAGTGTGTCGGCCTTGCCGAGTTCAAGAAAAGGAGCGAGCTGGAGGAGTCGCCTTACCTTCGCGATGACCGCCTTACCATCAAGTGCAACGCCTTCATCACTCTTGTCAATCACGTGACATTGCTTGATGAGGTGCCCCCTTCCGACATCGCGGAGCATCTCGGAAAGCTGCTGCAAGAGAAAGAGGGCACCGACGTGGTTTTCGTGGTTGAAGGAAAGGAGTTTCCCGCCCACAAGATGGTGCTCGCGATGCGGTCTCTGGTCTTCAAAGCGGAGCTGTATGGCGGGATGAGAGAGACGGGCATGGGTCGTATCACCATAGGTGACATGCAACCCGCCGTATTTGAGGCGCTGCTACATTTTATATACACCGATTCGCTGCCCGTAATGGATGATCTTGACCGTGAGAACTACAAAGAAATCATCAGGCATTTGCTCGTCGCCGCTGACCGGTATGCCATGGAAAGGCTCAAGATAATGTGTGAAAGCATCCTTTGTAACAACATTGATGTGAAGACCATGGTAACTACGCTGGTTTTGGCTGAGCAACATGACTGCGCTAGGCTACATGATGCTTGCGTTTGGTTTATTACCTCTTTGAGTAGAATGGAAATGGATGGTGTAATGGCAAGCCAAGGGTACGCCGAGCTCAAAGCAACATCTCCCCTCGCTTTGGTTGCAATGTGGGAGAAAACATGTAAGGTGGGAAGAGCATCAAAGTCTTCAGTTCACGCTGGTAGTTTAGGCGTATAA
- the LOC127330675 gene encoding uncharacterized protein, translated as MNELHVAFGADVEHRECFRHLMANFRKKFKGEVLKYMWPCAWECTSRRHDALMEKIASDCPKAIPFLDKHHNLIWSRSQFSKVRKVDYVNNNILECFNNWIKDYKDLPVDYLMDKIRIMILENMYTRGEIANRLEGLILPSVLHELNMKSRGLHYDIQKSGPMAAEISGTTKEGKTWRYAVDLEKRECGCGQWEVSGKPCPHAIYLIGKVRQLKTEDFVHDYYSVERFKMAYQIQINPMNDRSEWPKVDVGRPRKQRIKASGELGKRGPNQCKRCYQFVHIEKGCNATQPELEQELPPPRPKKAKKSRKTKSEDVEASTTVVEPSPMPHSSPAVTTRRMASLSPTSPGVTTRRMVAISPGGISRRIIIE; from the exons ATGAATGAGCTTCATG TGGCTTTCGGAGCTGATGTAGAGCACCGTGAGTGTTTTAGACACCTAATGGCCAATTTTCGGAAGAAGTTCAAGGGTGAGGTGCTGAAGTATATGTGGCCTTGTGCATGGGAATGTACATCCCGCAGGCATGATGCATTGATGGAGAAAATTGCAAGTGATTGTCCTAAAGCAATTCCCTTTTTAGATAAGCATCACAATCTGATATGGAGTAGATCCCAATTCTCCAAAGTCCGCAAAGTTGATTATGTGAACAACAACATATTAGAATGCTTCAACAATTGGATTAAGGATTACAAGGACCTTCCCGTTGATTATTTGATGGACAAGATTAGGATCATGATCTTGGAGAATATGTACACAAGGGGAGAGATAGCCAATAGACTTGAAGGCCTCATTCTCCCAAGTGTGTTGCACGAGTTGAACATGAAGAGCCGAGGGCTGCACTATGATATCCAGAAAAGTGGTCCCATGGCAGCCGAAATAtcaggaacaacaaaagaagggaagacttGGCGATATGCAGTTGACCTTGAGAAAAGAGAATGTGGTTGTGGACAATGGGAGGTTTCCGGAAAACCATGCCCTCATGCTATATACCTAATTGGCAAAGTTAGACAACTAAAGACCGAGGACTTTGTGCATGACTACTATTCGGTTGAGAGGTTCAAGATGGCTTATCAAATTCAGATCAATCCAATGAATGATAGGTCTGAATGGCCAAAGGTTGATGTTGGTAGGCCAAGGAAACAAAGAATTAAGGCTAGTGGAGAGCTTGGAAAAAGAGGACCAAATCAATGCAAAAGGTGCTATCAGTTTGTACATATAGAGAAGGGGTGCAATGCTACTCAACCTGAATTAGAACAAGAGCTTCCACCTCCTCGTCCAAAGAAAGCGAAAAAGTCAAG GAAAACTAAATCGGAAGATGTTGAAGCCTCCACAACAGTTGTTGAACCCTCTCCAATGCCTCATTCAAGCCCAGCTGTAACAACTAGAAGGATGGCTTCTCTTTCTCCAACTAGCCCAGGTGTAACTACTAGAAGGATGGTTGCAATCTCACCAGGAGGAATCAGTCGTAGGATCATCATTGAGTAG